atcaaaacttcTGCTCACTTCTCTATCCCCCAAACGGgtaaaaaaatcttcaaaaatcatGTGCCTTACTGGTCTAGGGAATTAGCTAAACTTAGAGAAGAAGAACAATCACTATGATTAATTTACAAAAGAACTCGCTCTATTGATAatctaataaaatacaaaaaagccaATGCAGTGTTtcggaaaaatattaaagaagctAAGAGAGCTTGCTTACAAAAACTTACTGAAGCTATCACTCCGTTAACAAATCCCAAgaaattatgggccgacatAAAAATGCTCTCAGGCTCCTATACGCAAGTGAATCTTAAATGTATAAACACTCCAAATGGCCCAATTTTCGACTCAAAAGACATAGCTAATCATTTCGCCTCTGTTTGGTCCGATTATTCTAGCGATTCAAACTTCCATCCTTCGTttgtatcaaataaaaatgaacttCTCAGAAGAAGGTACAGAAAAGATTACTCACCCCCATCTATTACCGAATCAGACATAACCATCGCAGAATTCGATTTCACTTTATCTTCAATGTCAGGCAAGACTCCCGGTGCAGACAGGATCTCATATCCCATGCTAAAAAACTGTCCTTTAAGTCTCAAAAATAGAATTATTAATTtgtacaacaatattttatGTCAAGGTGTCTACCCTCAAAGCTGGAAATATGCGGTGATAGTAGCAATCCCTAAATCCAATGTAGTATCTACAGATGTTCTCGGTTATAGGCCAATATCACTCCTCTGTTGCATGGgcaaactattagaaaaaatcATATCAAAACGTATCTCGTGGTTCGCATTAAATAAAAACCTTCTCAGTCGAAACCAAGTGGCATTTAAGGTAGGGCAATGCACTATGGATGCTTTACTCTATTTTGATGATTTCGCCAAAACTGCTTTATCGAAAAGAAACCACATATCCACTCTGAGTTTGGATTTCGAAAAAGCTTTCGACAGAGTTGGTTCGCATGTTATTCTATGACAGCTTGAGAAGTGGCAAattggtgaaaaaatatttaactttattaaatCTTTCTTAACCAATCGAAAATTCATGACTAAAATCAATAACACTTTTTCGAACACGTACAATATGTACAACGGTATACCACAAGGATCACCATTGTCTGTCATACTATTCTTAATCGCATTTAACGAAATCAGTACGATAATCTCTATATATAAACTCATTTCGCATATTATTTATGCTGATAATGTGCTGATCTTCTCTAAGCAAAATAATCTAAATACTGTAAAAAATACCTTCTTAAAAATCCTTAATGATATTTCAAATTGGTCCAATTGTTCAGGTGCAAGTATTTCTATaaacaaatgtaaattattCCATATCTGTAGAAAACACAAACATAATAACTTCAATCTAAGctataataatgtaaatattgtaaatacgACTAGTCTTAAATTCCTAGGTTTAATTTTCGATAAGAGACTTACTTTTAAGGAACATTGTACAAATCTACGTAAGCAATTAACTTCTAGGCTTAATATAATTAAGTAtctatcttaaaaatattgtttaattcaCATTTCTTCTCTCATCAATATTGCAAGAGCTTTAATTCTATCTAAGATTGATTATGGTCTCCCTATCTACGGCAATTGTGCCGAAAGCAACATAAAGCAAATTTTCGCACCATATCATGCAGCTGTTAGAAGAAGTATTCGGGCATTCCCAACATCACCAATAAAGTTCACATTAACGGAAGCCGGACTCCCATCCATCGAGGAAAGAGTTTTACATACATCGCAAAAGCTTATTCCAAAACTACTATTGTGTAATAACAAGCTCTTATATGGTATAGTAAAAGCCAAATGGACCGACGATACAAACTCCAATACTTCTTCCACTATTTCTAAATGCATTAAATTGGCTAAGGATCTAGGTATTACAACTACGCCGGAGGAAAAGTCTATTTCTTTTGCCCCACCATGGCTTCTCAAAGAATCTTCGTTCGAGCTACATCTTCAAAAACATCATAAAAAGAACACCAATTCCAGGGTATATCAATGTTTGTTCAAAGATCTCATTGTGCAACACTACGTAGATTGGAAACTAATTTTTACTGACGCTTCGAAAGCCGACTTCTACACGTCTTTTGCTATTGTTGATAACGTCGGAAAAACGTTAAAAGCTGGACACCTACCTAATTACAGCTCAGTATATACCGCAGAAGCAGCAGCCATCTATAATGCGCTATCCCTAGTACAAAACTCTAACTTAAAAACTGTAATATGTACTGATAGCAAGTCTACAATCTCGGCTCTCCTAAATACATCTAACAAATCCTACCTCATAGCGCAAATTAGAAACATACTAATTGggaaaacaaacataaaaattatttgcatccCTGGACACGCCGGTATTAGCGGAAATGAATGGGCCGATCAACGCGCCAAATTGGCGGCAAAACAGCCATTGATTGTTTTCAACTACATCGAAAAAAAAGATGTAGACCATTTAAtcgcttcaaaacaaaaagccatAAAAGCTAATGCTTGAAGAATATGGAACACCACTACGCCATCTGCAACCAAGAGGGGAAAAAACCTGCTTAACCGCCATCAGGCCGTTGCCAAGATATAAAAGCCTTCATTCGCCTTCGTCTTGGTCATACATCCTTAACGCATTCCCATTTATTAAATCGTAACCGTATTTCATCTTGCCCATATTGCATTTCGTCGTCCTTAACCATAACACATCTACTGGACGAATGCCCCTTCTTCAATTCAGCAAGGACCAGTATATTTCAGAATACTAAAGctcttgatttattaaaaataacgtCTATTGTAAACATCACTAAAATATTTGCTGCGGCGCTTATAGAAAGGAAAGCTCACTCGGATAGAATCATCTCAGTGAGGCTGCGCACAAGAGCTAGAAACATGACTGTAGTACAAAGCTATGCTCCAACGAATGTAGCAGAAGTGGAAGTTAAGGAAGCCTTTTACAGTTGTCTCACAAAAGTATTGAGAGAAATCAATAAGGGTGACATAGTCATCTTAATGGGTGATATGAATGCCCAAGTTGGTCATCACAATAAGGGGTTAGAGGCGACGATGGGCCGTCACGGGTTAGGCACGATGACTGAGAATGGCGAGATGTTCACCGAACTTTGCGCTAATTTTAATCTTGTTATAGGAGGAACACTATTTAATCATAAACGCGTCCACAAAATAACGTGGACATCCCCAGATAGAATGACTGAAAATCAGATTAATCACATAGCAATAAGTCGTAAATGGCGCGGTTCCCTTATGGACACGCGGAATAAACGTGGAGCTGATATTGCAAGTGATCATCATCTCCTAATTGCGTCAGTCAGACTCAAAGTTGCGGCAGTTAGCAACTCGAAAAAGAAGATGCAGAAAAAATTCGACGTAGAAAAACTGAAAGATGAATCTACCTGCGCAAGGTTTATCGAATCGTTAAATGCATCTGTTGAAACAGAACATACTCTAACTAGCGACTGGAAAAGTATAAAACAAACTTTCCTAAAAGCAGCGGAATACAGTATTGGATTCAAAGAATACAAACGAAAATCCTGGATCTCAGACTCCACATGGTGGTTAATAAACGAACgtagagaaataaaaaatcagctTAATTCCGCAAAGACGAGATCCGCCAAGTCGGCATTACAAAACACTTACACCAAAACCGACAAGCTGATAAAGAAAAGCGCGAGAACGGATAAATGAATCTGGAGTGACAATTTGGCTAGAAAAGCGCAGGAGGCCGCGGAAACGTACCGCACTCGTGACCTGTACCAAACGATACGGCAACTGACCAACGTAACACTCAAAACCTCCAAACCGCTAaaagatgaaaatggaaaattgaCAACGGCCAAAGATGAGCAGACTACCATCTGGGAgcgttattatgaaaaattgctttCACCAACTTCGTCGGAGGCTATTCAGTCATGCGGTTGCCAACGTCATTTACAAAGACGTGACATTCACACCTCGTACCCAAATGAGACGGAGATAATGACTGCTATCAGAGcattaaagaacaacaaaactccTGGGCCGGATAACATCAACCCAGAACTCCTAAAAGCTGATCCTCAGACGACTGCGCGGATACTGTTTCCTCTACTTAAAGATATCTGGACCTCAGAAAAGATACCAGACGAGTTGAAGGAAGGTGTTATTACTCTTCTTCCGAAGAAGGGAAATTTATCGGAATGTAAAAATTGGAGAGGAATAACATTACTGAGTatggtgaataaaataatagcGCACATAATTCACAAAAGGCTATCTGATTCGCTGATGCATGGGCTACGTAAAGAACAAGCTGGTTTCAGACCCCATTGCTCATGTGTCGATCACATCAACACCTTACGAGTGATTGTAGAGCAGTCGCCAGAGTGGCGAACTCCTCTCTACCTCTGCTTTATCGATTTCGAGAAAGCGTTCGACACTCTCAAACATGATGCGATTTGGAGAGCCCTAGTATGCAAAGGAGTTccggaaaaattaattaacctaaTAAAACAGCTGTACTCAGGAGCTAGTTGTCGAGTAAggtgtggaaatattttaagtagcgGCATCCAAGTCAGGACTGGTGTCAGGCAGGGGTGCGTGCTATATCCCCTTTTATTCAATTTGGTATTGGATTTGGTGATGCGTCAAGCGTGTGCGAATAATAGAGGAATATCTTGGGGTTTAAGCGGTAGCCTTGAAGATTTGGACTATGCGGATGATATCTGTCTGTTGTCTCATAAATATTCGCACATTTCCGTGAAACTTGAAGCTGTTAGTGATATCGCTGCACAAACtggacttaaaattaatatagcgAAGACAAAATTCATGCGCATCAATACAACCGAAACTCCAAATCTACAGATCGCGGGAACATGCCTCGAAGAAGTCGACGAGTTTTGCTATTTAGGTAGCATCATATCTAAAAACGGTGGGTCAACAGCCGATATACGAAACCGTATATCGAAAGGTCGCGCTGCCTTCGGTATGTTTTGCAATCGCTGCAATCCTTTCTTAATCGAtgtcttcgaaaaattttgcgGATATTCTGGCCTAAGGTTATCAGCAATGCTAGCCTCTGGACCGTAACCAAACAGCTACCGATTCACATCGAAATTCGACGTCGTAAATGGAAATGGATCGGCCACACTCTGCGAAAGCCTCACGACGACATAAGCAGAACAGCGCTAGATTGGAATCCGCAAGGGAGCCGAAGACGCGGGAGACCCActtcctttttaatttatttttagcatatATTTTTAGTTCATAAAAACATATTGCTTGTAAATAATTCTTAAATGGAAGGTTCCATCTTTATTATTTAAGTCTATATTATAATTAAGCCGTGAGCTGAAAGCCTCTGTAGCTAGTGCTCCTTATgttttatgtataataataattgtattattattctacaattaataaataaataaataaaatgtacatgGATATATTGGAATGTCCACATTGTGAAGCGGCTAAATTCTCGGGTGAAACGGCTGGAATGTGTTGCGCTATCGGGAAAGTAAAATTGCCGGAATTTGAACCGCCTCCTGAACCATTacaatcattaatttttgaGACATCACCAGaatcgaaaaattttttaaatcatatacaAGAGTACAATTCGTCTTTTCAAATGACTTTTTTCGGCgctacaaaaattataagagaTCAATTTATGCCGACACTTAAGGTGATTGCATGGAATATTTGATGGTTTT
The sequence above is a segment of the Bactrocera dorsalis isolate Fly_Bdor chromosome 6, ASM2337382v1, whole genome shotgun sequence genome. Coding sequences within it:
- the LOC125779758 gene encoding craniofacial development protein 2-like, which encodes MTVVQSYAPTNVAEVEVKEAFYSCLTKVLREINKGDIVILMGDMNAQVGHHNKGLEATMGRHGLGTMTENGEMFTELCANFNLVIGGTLFNHKRVHKITWTSPDRMTENQINHIAISRKWRGSLMDTRNKRGADIASDHHLLIASVRLKVAAVSNSKKKMQKKFDVEKLKDESTCARFIESLNASVETEHTLTSDWKSIKQTFLKAAEYSIGFKEYKRKSWISDSTWWLINERREIKNQLNSAKTRSAKSALQNTYTKTDKLIKKSARTDK